One Nicotiana tabacum cultivar K326 chromosome 23, ASM71507v2, whole genome shotgun sequence genomic window, ATTGGAGGATTCCCCACTTTAAATGTAACTAATTCCTGCCAATACAACATCTGAAGAAATATCTATCTTAAGGTTCTGTTGTTTCTTTATTGGTCAATGTGTTCTAGTCTTGGCAAATCATTTAACCTTGATCCTTAGTTTCGTTTACAAAGACATCATTATGGACAATTGAGTAGCAGTGAAGTGCTATTGTACACTTACTGTTGTATATTCTATCTGTCCGCTTAGTTGCGAGATATCGCTGGAACCTAGTTGTAGAGGCATTATACCTCTTGGTGTATATAATACTTCCTGATATATGTTGGGGGGCGGGGGGGATGAAATAAGTTGCAAGTCATTGAAGCACATTTAAAGCTGTGAAAGATTTTTCTCCTCATGTTCTTCGTATCTTGTGGTTTTTAGTTCTAGATTTGAGTAGATAGATGAAGAAAATATTTGGTCCCAGCACAGTGTTATTTATTTTCTGATTCTTATAAATCTGTGTTAGCCCCAATCTTTCTTTTAGCAGTAATCCAAACAAATTAAGCTGAACTCCATAAAGTTTTGGTTAAATCAAATGTATGTACTAACTTTGAAAGTCAAGCTCAAATATGACATGAACTAATGCTTGGTTTTGAGCAAAAGTTTGCAATTAATCCATTGGATCTTAGTTTTAAGTTGACTTCAGCTCTTGAGTGGGGTAAGGCATCATTTGCCATTTAATAGATTAGATCTGAGATCTATTATCTATTGGATTAATGAAAAGAGAGAAGATATGGGAAGATTGAAGAATGATTAGCAACAAATCAGACGAGAGCAGAAAGTACTCTTTAGCGTGAAAATGTTTCCTAAATCGTATGTAAAGGCTACTCGAGATAGGAGGATGTACCTGGAAGAAAAGAAGGATCAAATTCTAATGTCGGTAAAAAACACATCAGATGATGTGTTCTTACTTCCCATTAGTTTTTCCAACtgaattctataataaaattctAACCCGAGAATTTGTCAATATGTCTTGGCAATCCTCATGCAGACATGTTAAACATCCCACACAATGAATTTACGGGTATGACCCATATTAAGTGATAAATTAAAATCAAGCCGAGCTCTCGAACTTCCTTGTCGAACATCTCCTCGTTcatattttagctcaaaaattcaCCGAGCCAAGAATTTGAAATTAACAAGCTTGATAACAATTGTTCACTCCAAATAGATGTTTTGTTGGAAAAAACCTATCAAAATTCGAGTCGGGGGTGTTTGTCTGGTCATCCATGATTGATGCTTCTTCAACTTGTAATAACTGCATTATCCATTTGCTTTTATCTAGGTTTGGTCCATACTTTTGCCAACCTGTAATTGCTGGATTAGGAGACGATGACAAACCTTTTATTTGCACAATGGATGCTATCGGAGCAAAGTATGTTGAGTTTCTTCCTACTGCATCAAGTTTTAAATTATCGAGACTTTTGTACTCTGCCGGGGTCTCCATGCATTGAATGCTTACAATATTGTTACTTGGATGTTATTCTTGTCGTGCAGGGAGCTTGCAAAAGATTTTGTTGTTGCTGGCACTGCATCTGAATCACTATATGGTGCCTGTGAGGCCATGTTCAAACCTGACCTGGTTTGTTACCGctcttgcttttatttttttataattacataatCTCTAGATTGACTGACATATATTACATGTCAATTTTTTCTTCCCTAATGGAGATAATCATCCTAGAGTTGCTGAGGTGCTGCTTTTATTCGATGCTTATTTCAGCTGGCATTTGAGGATTAGTATATTTGGTAGACACGTTTAGAGAAAAAACGTGGAGTCTTTGTAGTCACCATTCTGTGTGTTGATTTAGTAAAACTGCCAGCAGGTTTCTCTTTCTAGAAGATGCTGCTTTATGGGTGAAAAATCAGTTTTATTAGATCTGCATTGGTGTTTTTATGTAATGAGTGGTATAAGGATACAAATCACATCGTTTTATGTTGTCAGCTCACAACACAGTTGTGGAATCTTGCACTTTTTTAGTTGATCTGACTTTGATGATGCTGATGAGGCGGCAAAGATATCACCTGTTAGAAAACACAGAGAATTGACTAGTAGGACAAAGCCGCATGAAAAAGTAAACCACCATGCGTTTTTTGGTCTATTTGGATAGAGAGCAAGAGATTAAGCCGTAGTAGTGCAAAGATGTTTCTTAAGATATTTTCATATCACATATTCTTTTGATTGTAGAGGAAGGAACACAGTGTGTGTATAGATGATTAGATAGCCAGATAGAGTATGGTGGTTGAGCCACtcacatgttttaaaatagtttctGACACCAGCTTGGTGTGTTGTCACTGAAATGATTTTTGACTAATAAATAAGATTAAATTTATGTTAATTATTAGAGCAGGTATTTAAGTTCGCTCGAGGTTCAGATCTTCCTATCCAACATTACATGTACATGCTTTAGAATTTTTCTATCTGGTACTTCCTTGCAATGCTTCTGGTGTTTGTCATGcatttatttctcatttttattggCTTTAAGGCTTTTTATTGCATGGTAACATTTCAGGAACCAGAAGAATTGTTTGAGACCATCTCTCAGGCACTTTTGTCATCAGTGGACCGTGACTGTTTAAGTGGTTGGGGAGGACATGTTTATGTTGTGTAAGTATTCAGTTGCTTTCATATGCTCATTTTATTAATCATTTCTCCTTAGTAATATCTACCGTAGTCCCTGTACGAAACAAAATTACTCTATGATAATCATCCATGTTTAGAGGATTAGGTAATATTTGGGAAAATGCCCTCCtaaaaacagaaatagaaaaagaTGAGCCTAAAGTATGGTACACATTATTGGGCATGGGGAGGTGGCTGGGTGGGAGTGATGAAATGATCGCCCTTCAAATGTTGGAGATATGGGTTCTTACTTGAGGCTCAGGAACGGGGAGAACTGGGTTCTGGAAGATGACGAGCTGGGAGCCTAAGCAATAGTGGAGAGAAGGGGCTCTGGCGGAGGGATGGTTGGTTGGAGGCAATAGTTATGACCTTTTGTAGTTCTCCCCCAAAGCGTGAGCTGTAAGGGATTATTATTGCACTTCTATTTTTCCAAAGATCGAGGACTTTGGTTGTCATTAACTCTTTATGTGACGCATTTCCCAGCTCCAAGTAGAGTACTAAACTTTAACATGCTCTCTTTATGCATCTCTCTCGTTTtccttcctttttccttttatgttATTTGGTCCTTAGGGGTGGAATGGGAGCATATTTCATGATATCATATTAGTTGAAGCAAGTAATCTTTTTTCGGTACTCCCATCTTATTTGGTCCAATCTGTGTGTGGTTGCAGTACACCAACTGAAGTGACAGAGAAGATCTTGAAGGGAAGGATGGACTAAACACTTGTAGGTGCTATACTTGTTCAACATTGCACTCACTGGGAGGACATTTCACTTTCATTGATGAATACTCCACATTTCAGATTTGATACTATCGTATTCGCTTCTCTCCAGGATTGTTATTTATATATTCAGTGGTTGGTCACTAATGAATGTGAACATTCTAGTTAGTTGACAATTAGCTATTTGAGCTTTCTAACGGATTTACTTTACATTGTGCCGGCGTAGCGTGTGTCAGTTGGGCCGGTGGGGAGGATTCGCCACCCAAATGGTCAACCTTCTACATCCTGTCCCACTCGACCACCAAAATATGGTGTGACGAGGATAGATTTAGTTCTCTATAGAGCACTTACTCTGCCTTCCTACTGttggaattaatttttatttttatttttttggtcgaCCTTTTCTGATAAAATTTCACCAATAAAATCTTACAGCGATGTTCCTGAGTCCTGACATTACATAGTTGGTCAGTGTGGTAAATCAAATCATCTCTCACCGAGTACTAAATAAATGGCAGACTTTGGAAAGACGTTATGAACAAACAAATAGAGTTTTAAGTAGAAGGAGATCAACTTCTAGATACCGTGTTTTTGTTGGGGGTATTTGTGTTACAAAGCATGGTCTCTCAAATACAGAGCTATGGCTCAATCTGTGTTGAAATATTGGTCTTAAGATTGCTACTCGAACTGCAAATTATGTTGTTAAAACCAATTGCTCTTCATGTTGCTTGCTTCTAATCCAGTATTTCAGAAGAACCAAACACATTGAGATTAATTGTCATTTAGATTGTTAAAAGATTCATCAGAAAATTATCTCAAATCAAGATTGTAAAACAGTTAGGAGAATCTTTGTTAAAGCACTGATGGAGCTCGAGTGGAGTATATATTTCGATGATTATTGAAGGAATTTGTATCCCTAGTTGCTGAGAAATTAAGGGAAGACTATATAAATATGTCACCCTCCATTCAATTAAAAGTGTGAAATAAAGTCAACTTTTATTACAAAAACCTTTTAACAGTTGCTTATAAATCCACGCCACTCACAACCATATGTCCTTAACATTTGTATCCCATTTCATGTAAAGAAATAACAATGCTAATACCATCACTTTAAGGAAAAGGCATGCACTTCTATTTATCCTTAAAGTAATGCTTTGCAGAAGGTTAAGCTATACTAGGGGTGTCAAATGGGCGAGTTGAGTCGATTTTGGACGGGTCAAAATGAGCCGAGTCAATAAATAGGCGGGTCAAATGACCCACCCAAAAGGTACTTGGACTGAGATGGAttgggtcaagatgggctaaaatTTGGGTTATAACCCAACCCGCCCAACTCTTACGAAGCTTtaatcagtcaaacctctctataacatcgTTTGTTCCGATATCTTTTGGCTTTTATAGCGAATGACTGTTATACACCTATAACAACATTTGACGTTCAAATATTTTTTGGCCGTTATAAATAAAACTtatccaaaaattaattattttttttttttttaatgttacatataaaagataagaaaattcttcaaatttaaaatctcagAAGATATGCATATTTCACCAGGTATATATTGAAGAAAGCTAATACAACATTAATTAATTCATAACTAAACGAACAAAGATTTAAACTATAAGGCACACATTTTAAAGCTACTAGGaaaataaattctttcaagattgatAGAAAAACTTTATAATTATAGTTGTTTCATAGATTTCATTCTCTTACTACTGATACaacgcttgaattggcgaagattCGTGTCTAAATTTCGAGCAAAAAGATATCCAATGGAAAATATATCATGTGCAGATCTTCAAATCTTATGTCTTATGCAAGATAGAAACTTTGTTCAATGGAAAAGATTGTGtgcatatttttagaattattattagtaATCTTAAAGATTCTATATAGCTGTTATAGAGGGATAATTTTACAAAGAGCGTTCTGCTATAGATATGGTTGTTGCTGTTATAGGTAAAAAAaactgttatagagaggtaaaatataTCTTAAAAAATCGGTTCTAAGGAAAACTTGGTTTTTATAGTGAATGGTTGTCATACAGGGATATTGTaatagagaggtctgactgtatgtgttattttcttatgaactttataattattaaataagatttttttttcttttgttatggtcatatatcAAACAAAAAAGAATTATTTCTAAGATATTTTTGCAAAATTACTCATAGATCAATTAAGGTTAAAAATTAGCCCAACTTTAAATGGGTTGAGATGGATTGGGTCAAGATGAGCTGAGTTTAATAAATATGCGGGTCAATAACCAAACACAACCTTGGGGCGGTTGGACCGGTCATTTGGGCTTGGGCCAAATTTGATAGCCCTAACTTATACCATCTTCCACCAGATTATATTAGTAAAACGACATAAACTAAAGCTGCTAAAAGAACTTCACCAAAGACTGTTGAACATTCATTTGCTTCTATGTGTTTTAGTGCTTTAGTGCCAAATCGTCTACAACCAGATGCATATTCATATCCACAATTGCACCACATTGGAGCTCAAACTAAATGTCTTCACTCTGTATATGATTAAGCGAAACAAAACACCCTTAGAAGACAAGAAGTTTAAGAAATAAAGCTCCGGGAATGGACTTAATCCCTTTCTTACTCGGCACAAGCTCAACAGTGATGGATATCTGTAATGCCTGGACCAACTTACGTGTAACTCGACTTTTCATCGAGTACCTGCTACTTGCCACTATCACAGGTACCGGATAATTTCCTTCACCAAGATTTATgcaaatggaaagaaatcacctttttatttttactcaGCTGGGATTTGAACCCTGATTTCGTAGGTTTGCACTCatttcattgaccactaggccacaccttTGGATGCCAACTATGCGATAACATTTTCAACAACTAGGCCTCTGATCCAATGAACCAAATATGTGAGACTTACTATCCAAGACTAGTGCCAAGGTCTATATTCCCAACTTCCTTTCTGAACTAAGAATGATGGCTCAACCTCCTCTGGAGACCATAGGAAGTTCTTACTGACGCATAAGAAAGCCCAATAATCTCTATTACAAAAAAAGTTCATTTAGCTAACTTTCCATCATCCCAGGATGTCATTATCATGTTGACACCATTTGGTAAAGCCTTAGCCAATAGTGGCTGATTAAAAGTGACAAAGGTTTCTGCGGAACCGATAACATGACAAGGAACAAACTGTATAAGGGCTGCTAGAAAAATTTTAACATAGAACTAAGCATTTTTTTGGAGAGATTGCTTCAACAGTGAGCAGGAGAGTATCAGTGAATCTGAATGCAGTAATAACTGAAAGGAACGACGGAATCAGTAATGAGGGGGGAGATGGGTTAAAATGTTCTTTGTAATTCTAAAACTGCATATATCTGGATAAAATACACATACCAATGACTTTTGCAAGCTGATTTTCATGTGTACATATATTGCAAATGTATATCTGTGCTGGCTTGTATATATCAATTTGGTTGGCAAAGACGGTCATCTATAGATTAGGGATAAGTGtgagatttggagaacttatggTTTTAAAGAACCCCTACTTTGCCTTAAAAGACAAATATTTAGTATTAGAATGAAATGGACCTGAATAGAACAGAATGGATACAGAAGTTATGTAGATAACACCAAATATTTCAGATTGCGGAGTACTTGATTGATTGGAATACTCTTCTAGCTCAATAAAAACCTAAGACTTGGAGACAAGGTTGTGATGCCACTTCGACAAGTTGTGATGCCACTATTAAGTCAGAGAATTACAACACAGGACTCAAATTAAAAAAACTGGGAAAATACCTTTGGTTTTGATCCCAGTAAAAGGCATGAAAAATGATGCCCAGTGAGGGAAAAACAATGAGCTTATGAGTATTTAGGTCGACGGAGCAGTATCAAAGGAATGAAGAATCTGTTCCAACGTATTTCTTCTATCTGGGTCGATAGGACTTTCTAATCCATCAGAGTGTGCAATATTTAACAGATAGAGCTTCCCAGACGCCACAAATGCAGCAGACAATATCCTCTTCATCCCTCCTCTGGTGCTATCAATCTTGTACTCAAACTCATACACTTGAAGACCTCCTTCTCCCGTTCTTTCTGATACTGCAACCACCTCAGCCTCCTTTGTACTCTCCTAAGAGTAAGATGACATAGTATTATTAGTTGCCAATATTGTTGGGCACAAAAGCTAAAATTGTGTATAAGCTCCATGTAGCCGGGAGGCACGGGTTCAAGCcacggaaacaacctcttgcaacAATGCAAGGTAAGGTTGCGTATATAAGACCCAATGTTGCGTACATAAGACTCAATGTGTCCAGCCCTTCCCCAAATCTCATacatagcaggagcttagtgcactgcGCTGCCCTTTACAACAACCATATTTTCCAACACTCAtggaaaacaacaacaacaacaacccagtagaatcCTACTAGTGGGGTCAGGGGAGGGTAGAGTggacgcagaccttacccctacctgaagggatagagaggctgtttccaggagaccctcggctcagagacAATAGATCCGTAACAATAACAGAAATCAGAAAAATAGTATCGGCATCGTAAAATACAGCAAATAAATGGAAAGGCCAAAATGTgaaagatagaaaaaaaaaatgtgaAACACAATAAAAACCGCTAGCAGTCCTGGACAAAACACTATCAGACTAGCCGGCGCAGTGAAGAGAAACGCTCGActaccccctaacctacaaccttaatgctcgacctccacaccttcctatcaagggtcatgtcctcggaaatctgaaaccgcatcatgtcctgcctgatcacctcgccccaatacttcttaggccaccctctacctcttcttgtACCTGCTAgagccaaccgct contains:
- the LOC107776809 gene encoding proteasome subunit beta type-3-A, encoding MSIFEYNGSALVAMVGKNCFAIASDRRLGVQLQTIATDFQRIYKIHDKLFIGLSGLGTDAQTLYQRLVFRHKLYELREERDMKPETFASLVSAILYEKRFGPYFCQPVIAGLGDDDKPFICTMDAIGAKELAKDFVVAGTASESLYGACEAMFKPDLEPEELFETISQALLSSVDRDCLSGWGGHVYVVTPTEVTEKILKGRMD